A single region of the Helicobacter sp. 11S03491-1 genome encodes:
- the rplB gene encoding 50S ribosomal protein L2, with amino-acid sequence MAIKTYKPYTPGRRFMSGLSSADITSKPSVRKLLIKLPVSAGRNNNGRITSRHKEGGAKKLYRIIDFKRNKYNIEGKVLGIEYDPYRNCRIALVSYPDGDKRYILHPNGLHVGDVVIAAEAGLDIKTGFAMKLKSIPVGTIIHNIEMHPGAGGQLARSAGTSAQIMGREGKYTIIRMPSGEMRYILEECMATIGVVGNEDFINISIGKAGRNRHRGIRPQTRGSAMNPVDHPHGGGEGKTGSSGHPVSPWGTPAKGYKTRRKKASDRLIISKKKK; translated from the coding sequence ATGGCAATAAAAACTTATAAACCCTATACACCCGGTAGAAGATTTATGTCCGGTTTGAGTTCAGCAGACATTACTTCTAAACCAAGTGTGAGAAAATTATTAATCAAACTTCCTGTCAGTGCAGGTAGAAATAATAACGGAAGAATTACCAGCAGGCACAAAGAAGGCGGGGCTAAAAAACTTTATAGAATTATTGATTTCAAACGAAATAAATATAATATTGAAGGCAAGGTGCTTGGAATTGAATATGATCCTTATAGAAACTGCAGGATTGCTTTGGTTTCTTATCCTGATGGAGATAAACGATATATTTTGCATCCAAATGGTTTGCATGTAGGAGATGTAGTGATTGCAGCAGAGGCAGGGTTGGATATTAAAACGGGCTTTGCAATGAAATTAAAGAGTATCCCGGTAGGGACAATTATCCACAATATTGAAATGCACCCCGGCGCAGGGGGACAACTCGCCAGAAGTGCCGGCACAAGCGCTCAGATTATGGGTAGAGAAGGGAAATATACAATTATCAGAATGCCAAGTGGAGAAATGCGATATATTCTTGAAGAATGTATGGCAACTATTGGTGTGGTAGGTAATGAGGATTTTATCAATATTTCAATCGGGAAAGCAGGTAGAAATCGTCATCGAGGTATCCGACCACAAACAAGAGGTAGCGCTATGAATCCCGTTGATCACCCCCATGGAGGTGGAGAAGGAAAAACCGGATCAAGCGGTCATCCTGTATCGCCTTGGGGAACTCCGGCTAAGGGTTATAAAACCAGACGCAAAAAAGCTAGCGATCGTTTGATTATTTCTAAAAAGAAAAAATAA
- a CDS encoding 50S ribosomal protein L23, which produces MADITDIKAMLYTEKSLSLQESGIMVVQTSSKVTKNQLKQVFKDYFGFTPLRVNSLKQDGKIKRFKGRLGQRNAFKKFYVKVPEGAKIDSLAV; this is translated from the coding sequence ATGGCAGATATAACTGATATTAAAGCAATGCTCTATACAGAGAAGTCTTTATCTCTTCAAGAGAGTGGTATTATGGTTGTTCAGACTTCAAGCAAAGTTACCAAAAATCAGCTAAAACAAGTTTTCAAGGATTATTTTGGTTTCACTCCTTTGCGTGTGAATTCTTTGAAACAAGATGGCAAAATCAAGCGTTTTAAGGGGAGATTGGGACAGAGAAATGCTTTTAAAAAGTTTTATGTAAAAGTCCCGGAAGGTGCGAAGATTGATTCGCTTGCTGTATAA
- the rpsS gene encoding 30S ribosomal protein S19: MARSIKKGPFIDDHLMKKTIKAKEAKDNKPIKTWSRRSTISPEMIGITYNVHNGRIFIPVYITENHVGYKLGEFAPTRTFKGHKGSVQKKIGK; encoded by the coding sequence ATGGCAAGATCAATTAAAAAAGGTCCTTTTATTGATGATCATTTGATGAAAAAAACAATAAAAGCCAAAGAAGCTAAAGACAATAAACCTATTAAGACTTGGTCCAGAAGAAGCACTATTTCTCCTGAAATGATAGGGATAACTTACAATGTCCATAACGGTAGGATTTTCATTCCTGTGTATATTACAGAAAATCATGTAGGTTATAAGTTGGGTGAATTTGCTCCTACCAGAACTTTTAAGGGACACAAAGGCAGTGTCCAGAAAAAAATAGGCAAATAA